A DNA window from Camelina sativa cultivar DH55 chromosome 13, Cs, whole genome shotgun sequence contains the following coding sequences:
- the LOC104738062 gene encoding 40S ribosomal protein S8-1-like, which yields VGRKKKTAATTTKKDGEEGDEAAPAVPEETKKSNHVQRKIESRQESRTLDSHIEDQFASGRLLACISSRPGQCGRADGYILEGKELEFYMKKIQKKKGKGAA from the exons GTTGGCCGCAAGAAGAAGACTGCTGCCACTACCACCAAGAAGGATGGAGAG GAAGGTGATGAGGCAGCACCAGCTGTTCCTGAGGAGACCAAGAAGAGCAACCACGTTCAGAGGAAGATTGAAAGCCGTCAAGAGTCTCGCACCCTTGATTCGCACATTGAGGACCAATTTGCAAGTGGAcgtttgttggcttgtatctCATCAAGGCCTGGCCAATGTGGACGTGCTGATGG ATACATCTTGGAAGGTAAAGAGTTGGAGTTCTACATGAAGAAGATCCAGAAGAAGAAGGGCAAGGGTGCTGCTTAG